A window of Amycolatopsis australiensis contains these coding sequences:
- a CDS encoding ABC transporter permease, which translates to MSFLEILRFAVRGLTANKLRSTLTTLGITIGVAAVILLVAVGNGASAAIAASIQGLGTNVVNVSPARGGGQSASARPLTVQDAHALVDPVGAPDVKAASPVVNTTATATYGQTSYDISSVAGTEPAYFTTTNREIADGQLFTSEDVSTARKVVVLGPTTAQSLFGTAEPVGKNVLLNSIQFTVIGVLQAKGSTGLQNADDVAIAPISAVQNSLAGYGSLSQIAVQATSADSVSLAQSEITAILNARHGIRLGGTADYQIQNSEQLLATRTSATQTFTVLLAAVAAISLLVGGIGVTNIMLVTVTERIREIGIRKAIGAPRSAILGQFLAEATMLSLFGGLLGVAIGLVGSRFTISGIKPVVVPSSILLAFAVSALIGLFFGSFPANRAAKLRPIDALRHE; encoded by the coding sequence GTGAGCTTCCTCGAAATCCTGCGCTTCGCCGTGCGCGGGCTCACCGCGAACAAGCTGCGCTCGACGCTCACCACGCTCGGCATCACCATCGGCGTCGCCGCGGTGATCCTGCTGGTCGCGGTGGGCAACGGCGCGTCCGCGGCCATCGCGGCCAGCATCCAGGGCCTCGGCACCAACGTCGTCAACGTCTCCCCGGCGCGCGGCGGCGGCCAGAGCGCGTCGGCGCGGCCGCTGACCGTGCAGGACGCGCACGCGCTCGTCGACCCCGTCGGCGCGCCGGACGTCAAGGCCGCGTCACCGGTGGTGAACACGACGGCGACGGCCACCTACGGGCAGACGTCCTACGACATCTCCAGCGTCGCGGGCACCGAACCGGCGTACTTCACCACCACCAACCGCGAGATCGCCGACGGGCAGCTCTTCACGAGCGAAGACGTCTCGACGGCGCGGAAGGTCGTCGTGCTCGGGCCGACGACCGCGCAGTCGCTCTTCGGCACGGCCGAGCCGGTCGGCAAGAACGTGCTGCTCAACAGCATCCAGTTCACGGTGATCGGCGTGCTGCAGGCCAAGGGCAGCACCGGCCTGCAGAACGCCGACGACGTCGCGATCGCGCCGATCTCGGCCGTGCAGAACTCGCTGGCCGGCTACGGCAGCCTCAGCCAGATCGCCGTCCAGGCCACCAGCGCGGACTCCGTGTCCCTGGCCCAGTCCGAGATCACGGCCATCCTCAACGCCCGCCACGGCATCCGGCTCGGCGGCACCGCCGACTACCAGATCCAGAACTCCGAGCAGCTGCTCGCGACCCGGACGTCGGCGACCCAGACGTTCACCGTGCTGCTGGCGGCGGTCGCGGCGATCTCCCTGCTCGTCGGCGGCATCGGCGTCACCAACATCATGCTCGTCACCGTGACCGAGCGGATCCGCGAGATCGGCATCCGCAAGGCCATCGGCGCGCCGCGGTCGGCCATCCTCGGCCAGTTCCTCGCCGAAGCGACCATGCTGAGCCTGTTCGGCGGGCTGCTCGGCGTCGCGATCGGCCTGGTCGGCAGCCGGTTCACCATCTCCGGCATCAAGCCCGTCGTGGTGCCGTCGTCGATCCTGCTCGCCTTCGCGGTATCCGCCCTGATCGGGCTGTTCTTCGGCAGCTTCCCGGCGAACCGGGCCGCCAAGCTGCGGCCCATCGACGCCCTGCGGCACGAATAA
- a CDS encoding ABC transporter ATP-binding protein has product MNPVIAVSGLRKTYGAGETAVHALRGVDLTVWPGEYVAIMGASGSGKSTLLNMLGCLDVPTSGQYLLDGFGIGRLNERQLALLRNRKIGFVFQSFNLVPRTSALSNVELPLVYSGVRRAQRRRRALAALEMVGLSDRARHLPSELSGGQIQRVAVARALVTGPAMLLADEPTGNLDRRSTEDVLGVFDRLNRLGRTIVVITHEDEVAGHAHRIVRVDDGRIVSDEVTRAVGAVS; this is encoded by the coding sequence GTGAACCCGGTGATCGCGGTCTCCGGGCTGCGCAAGACCTACGGCGCCGGCGAGACGGCCGTGCACGCGCTGCGCGGCGTCGACCTCACCGTGTGGCCCGGCGAGTACGTCGCCATCATGGGCGCCTCCGGTTCCGGGAAGTCGACCCTGCTGAACATGCTGGGCTGCCTCGACGTGCCGACGTCCGGCCAATACCTGCTGGACGGCTTCGGCATCGGCAGGCTCAACGAACGGCAGCTGGCCCTGCTGCGCAACCGGAAGATCGGGTTCGTCTTCCAGTCGTTCAACCTGGTGCCGCGGACGTCCGCACTGTCCAATGTGGAATTACCGCTGGTCTACAGTGGAGTCCGCCGGGCACAGCGGCGCCGCCGGGCGCTCGCGGCACTGGAGATGGTCGGGTTGTCGGACCGGGCCAGGCACCTGCCGAGCGAGCTGTCCGGCGGGCAGATCCAGCGCGTCGCGGTGGCGCGGGCGCTGGTCACCGGACCGGCGATGCTGCTGGCCGACGAGCCCACCGGCAACCTCGACCGCCGCAGCACCGAAGACGTCCTCGGCGTGTTCGACCGGCTCAACCGGCTCGGCCGCACCATCGTCGTGATCACGCACGAAGACGAGGTCGCCGGGCACGCGCACCGGATCGTCCGGGTCGACGACGGCCGCATCGTCTCCGACGAGGTCACGCGCGCGGTGGGGGCGGTCTCGTGA
- a CDS encoding efflux RND transporter periplasmic adaptor subunit, which produces MTRVRASKAWLINGALVVLLAGAGFGIYQAFTPATNTAQAQTRSTPVRRATVTETVSAAGTIASSYTGAANFATAGKVTSIDVKVGDVVSAGQKLATIDSTQAAKQLQVAKANLAVAQDNLDAAENAENTPATGQNNQNSQNSAQSAANNVTSAQAKLDQAELDVQTAQTALDNTTLYAPGAGTVTAINGAVGQQSSGGSSNGGSAQSSSGGSGQGGQGSSNSAASSSSSSSSSSGFITITNMTGLVVNTSVAEIDVSKVKTGQKATVTLNALPDKPIQATVASINLTPTTSGSVVSYGAQLTLTDPPDGLRPGQSASVVITVASAENALSVPAPAVQTVGSTNLVTVQENGRNVTRQVQVGLRGESTVQITSGLTEGENVVLTGTATTGTGTGRTGTGGTGGFPGGGTGGFPGGGQRGTGAGGGFGGRG; this is translated from the coding sequence ATGACGCGCGTGCGTGCCTCGAAGGCATGGCTGATCAACGGTGCCCTGGTCGTGCTGCTGGCCGGGGCGGGATTCGGGATATACCAGGCATTCACCCCGGCGACGAACACGGCGCAGGCGCAGACGCGCAGCACCCCGGTGCGCCGCGCGACCGTCACCGAGACCGTTTCCGCCGCCGGCACCATCGCCAGCAGCTACACCGGCGCGGCGAACTTCGCGACGGCCGGGAAGGTCACCTCGATCGACGTGAAGGTCGGCGACGTCGTCAGCGCCGGGCAGAAGCTCGCCACCATCGACAGCACGCAGGCCGCGAAGCAGCTTCAGGTCGCGAAGGCGAACCTGGCGGTCGCGCAGGACAACCTCGACGCCGCCGAGAACGCCGAAAACACTCCCGCGACCGGCCAGAACAACCAGAACAGCCAGAACAGCGCGCAGTCGGCCGCCAACAACGTCACGTCGGCGCAGGCGAAGCTGGACCAGGCCGAGCTGGACGTCCAGACCGCCCAAACCGCGCTCGACAACACGACGCTGTACGCGCCCGGCGCCGGCACGGTCACCGCGATCAACGGCGCGGTCGGGCAGCAGTCCTCCGGCGGCTCGTCGAACGGCGGCAGCGCCCAGTCGTCGTCCGGCGGCAGCGGCCAAGGCGGGCAGGGTTCCTCGAACAGCGCCGCGTCCTCGTCGAGTTCGAGTTCGAGCAGCAGCGGGTTCATCACCATCACGAACATGACCGGCCTGGTCGTCAACACCTCGGTCGCCGAGATCGACGTCAGCAAGGTCAAGACCGGCCAGAAGGCCACCGTGACGCTCAACGCGCTGCCGGACAAGCCGATCCAGGCGACCGTCGCCAGCATCAACCTCACGCCGACGACGAGCGGCAGCGTCGTCTCCTACGGCGCCCAGCTGACCCTGACCGACCCGCCGGACGGGCTGCGGCCGGGCCAGTCGGCGAGCGTCGTGATCACCGTCGCCTCCGCCGAGAACGCGCTGAGCGTGCCGGCCCCGGCGGTGCAGACCGTCGGCAGCACGAACCTCGTCACCGTGCAGGAGAACGGCCGGAACGTGACCCGCCAGGTCCAGGTCGGCCTCCGCGGCGAGTCCACCGTGCAGATCACCTCCGGCCTGACCGAAGGCGAGAACGTCGTGCTCACCGGGACGGCCACGACCGGCACCGGCACCGGCCGGACCGGCACCGGTGGCACCGGCGGGTTCCCCGGCGGCGGGACCGGTGGCTTCCCGGGCGGCGGCCAGCGCGGCACGGGCGCCGGCGGCGGCTTCGGCGGCCGCGGGTGA
- the hemB gene encoding porphobilinogen synthase: MFPEHRPRRLRTTPAMRRLVGETTLRPRQLILPMFVAEGIDQPRPISSMPGVVQHTRDTLRKAAVDAVNAGVGGLMLFGVPQTRDAEGSGAVDEHGILNVALRDLRHELGDATVLMADTCLDEFTDHGHCGVLDADGAVDNDATLRVYAQMAVAQAEAGAHVLGPSGMMDGQIGVIRRALDEVGYKETAILAYAAKYASAFYGPFREAVDSQLKGDRKTYQQDPGNAREALREIELDLAEGADMVMVKPALSYLDVIKAAADISPVPVAAYNISGEYAMVEAAAANGWLDRERTILEVLTSIRRAGADMILTYWATEAAAWLD; encoded by the coding sequence GTGTTCCCCGAGCATCGTCCCCGCAGGCTTCGCACCACCCCGGCCATGCGCAGGCTGGTGGGCGAAACGACGCTGCGGCCACGCCAGCTGATCCTCCCGATGTTCGTCGCCGAGGGCATCGACCAGCCCCGGCCGATCTCGAGCATGCCGGGCGTCGTCCAGCACACCCGGGACACCCTGCGGAAGGCCGCCGTCGACGCGGTCAACGCCGGGGTCGGCGGGCTCATGCTCTTCGGCGTCCCGCAGACGCGCGACGCCGAAGGCTCCGGAGCTGTCGACGAACACGGCATCCTCAACGTCGCCCTGCGCGACCTGCGGCACGAGCTCGGTGACGCCACCGTGCTGATGGCCGACACCTGCCTCGACGAGTTCACCGACCACGGCCACTGCGGCGTCCTGGACGCCGACGGCGCGGTCGACAACGACGCCACCCTCCGCGTTTACGCCCAGATGGCCGTCGCGCAGGCCGAGGCCGGGGCGCACGTGCTCGGGCCGAGCGGGATGATGGACGGCCAGATCGGCGTCATCCGCCGGGCGCTCGACGAGGTCGGGTACAAGGAGACGGCGATCCTCGCGTACGCCGCCAAGTACGCCAGCGCGTTCTACGGCCCCTTCCGCGAGGCCGTCGACTCGCAGCTCAAGGGCGACCGCAAGACCTACCAGCAGGACCCGGGCAACGCCCGCGAGGCGCTGCGCGAGATCGAGCTCGACCTCGCCGAGGGCGCGGACATGGTCATGGTCAAGCCCGCGCTGTCCTATTTGGACGTCATCAAGGCGGCCGCGGACATCTCCCCGGTGCCGGTCGCGGCGTACAACATCTCGGGGGAGTACGCGATGGTCGAGGCCGCCGCGGCGAACGGGTGGCTGGACCGCGAGCGGACGATCCTCGAGGTGCTCACCTCGATCCGCCGGGCGGGCGCCGACATGATCCTCACCTACTGGGCCACCGAAGCCGCCGCCTGGCTCGACTAG
- a CDS encoding AraC family transcriptional regulator, producing the protein MPLDELVDQHVDLAGDRLAEAVATAGSAERALEAVQDRLPPPAVDPLVAEAVRLLMPWRPVGIDTLAGHLALSPSQLRRRCLRAVGVAPNVLQRTLRFQGFLALAQAGAVGPAGYADQAHLGRECLRLTGLTPRALLGGSVEECACGHDHSASYLPFLRDSFKNPARGVPGLAR; encoded by the coding sequence GTGCCCCTCGACGAACTGGTCGACCAGCACGTCGACCTGGCCGGCGACCGGCTGGCCGAAGCCGTCGCCACGGCGGGATCCGCGGAACGCGCGCTCGAGGCCGTCCAGGACCGGTTGCCGCCGCCCGCGGTGGACCCGCTGGTCGCCGAGGCCGTCCGGCTGCTGATGCCGTGGCGCCCCGTCGGCATCGACACCCTGGCCGGCCACCTGGCGCTCTCGCCCAGCCAGCTGCGCCGCCGCTGCCTGCGCGCGGTGGGCGTCGCGCCGAACGTCCTCCAGCGGACGCTGCGGTTCCAGGGATTCCTCGCGCTGGCCCAGGCGGGTGCCGTCGGCCCGGCCGGGTACGCCGACCAGGCGCACCTCGGCCGCGAGTGCCTGCGCCTGACCGGCCTCACCCCGCGTGCGTTGCTCGGCGGCAGCGTCGAGGAGTGTGCCTGCGGCCACGACCACTCGGCGTCGTACCTGCCGTTCCTGCGCGATTCGTTCAAGAACCCGGCGCGCGGCGTCCCTGGCCTGGCGCGATGA
- a CDS encoding NAD-dependent epimerase/dehydratase family protein, whose product MILVTGGLGMIGAHTARALLDLGHEVVVTAHRRVEVPSFLDGRTSCTWRAASRAPIRSRSSARTLRGC is encoded by the coding sequence ATGATCCTCGTCACCGGCGGGCTCGGCATGATCGGCGCCCACACCGCCCGCGCTCTCCTCGACCTCGGCCACGAGGTGGTCGTCACCGCCCACCGGCGGGTCGAGGTGCCGTCGTTCCTCGACGGCCGGACATCGTGCACCTGGCGGGCAGCATCCCGGGCGCCGATCCGGTCGCGTTCTTCCGCCAGGACACTTCGGGGTTGCTGA
- a CDS encoding NAD-dependent epimerase/dehydratase family protein → MLNALEAARTWSVRRFAVASSLGVYVGRPENPWTEDLSLPSVGLPHLIIAFKKAVEPLTTHGLAGSGVEPVVLRIGTIRGPLVDPESPFCPIPRLVNAASPPPDVHAGGGDVCYAAGRGRAIALLTTAPKLNHEVYNVSSGRPFMYGEFASALGVTLQPGGSNGPYLDITRLTEDTGLEPQFDVAASVADYLKWREDNDR, encoded by the coding sequence TTGCTGAACGCGCTGGAGGCGGCCCGCACGTGGAGCGTCCGCCGATTCGCCGTCGCGAGCAGCCTCGGGGTGTACGTCGGCCGTCCCGAGAACCCGTGGACCGAAGACCTCTCACTCCCGAGCGTCGGCCTGCCACACCTGATCATCGCGTTCAAGAAGGCGGTCGAGCCGCTGACGACGCACGGCCTCGCCGGGAGCGGCGTCGAGCCGGTGGTGCTGCGGATCGGGACGATCCGGGGCCCGCTGGTCGATCCGGAGTCGCCGTTCTGCCCGATCCCGCGGTTGGTCAACGCGGCCTCGCCGCCCCCGGACGTGCACGCGGGCGGCGGCGACGTCTGCTACGCCGCCGGACGCGGGAGGGCGATCGCCCTGCTCACGACCGCACCGAAGCTGAACCACGAGGTCTACAACGTCTCGAGCGGCCGCCCGTTCATGTACGGCGAGTTCGCGTCGGCGCTGGGCGTAACCCTTCAGCCGGGCGGCTCGAACGGCCCGTACCTCGACATCACCCGGCTCACTGAGGACACGGGGCTCGAGCCCCAGTTCGACGTCGCCGCCTCGGTGGCCGACTACCTGAAGTGGCGCGAGGACAACGACCGCTGA
- a CDS encoding uroporphyrinogen-III synthase yields MTPARKTTGRVAFVGSGPGDAGLLTVRAQELLAKAEVVVTDPDVPQAVLAMAAEGAEVRPAVGEAAEVAKDLTTEAKAGRLVLRLVAGDPLTTPAVVAEVQAVARTSAVFDVIPGVSPGAAVPAYAGVALGGTHTEVDVRGDVDWAALAAAPGPLVLHATSAHLAEAASALTGNGLPASTPVAVTANGTINTQRTLDTTLEKLANDAGELVGPLIVTIGQAAGQRSKLSWWESRALYGWKVLVPRTKEQAGEMAERLRGHGATSHEVPTISVEPPRSPAQMERSVKGLVDGRYQWIVFTSTNAVRAVWEKFEEFGLDARAFSGVKIACVGESTAAKVRSFGIIPELVPSGEQSSEGLLAEFPPYDDVLDPVDRVLLPRADIATETLSAGLRERGWEIDDVTAYRTVRAAPPPAETREMIKTGGFDAVCFTSSSTVRNLVGIAGKPHTRTLVACIGPKTAETAVEFGLRVDVQPEKADVPHLVDALAEHAARLRAEGALPPPRKAKRARRS; encoded by the coding sequence ATGACCCCCGCGCGAAAAACCACCGGGCGCGTAGCGTTCGTGGGCTCCGGGCCCGGCGACGCCGGCCTGCTCACGGTCCGTGCCCAGGAACTGCTCGCCAAGGCCGAGGTCGTGGTGACCGACCCCGACGTGCCGCAGGCCGTGCTGGCCATGGCCGCCGAGGGCGCCGAGGTCCGGCCCGCCGTCGGCGAGGCCGCCGAGGTCGCCAAGGACCTGACGACCGAGGCCAAGGCCGGCCGTCTGGTGCTGCGGCTGGTGGCGGGCGACCCGCTGACCACCCCGGCCGTGGTGGCCGAGGTCCAGGCGGTCGCGCGCACGAGCGCCGTGTTCGACGTCATCCCGGGTGTTTCGCCGGGTGCGGCCGTCCCGGCGTACGCGGGCGTCGCGCTGGGCGGCACGCACACCGAGGTCGACGTCCGCGGCGACGTCGACTGGGCGGCGCTGGCCGCCGCGCCCGGCCCGCTGGTGCTGCACGCGACGTCGGCCCACCTGGCCGAGGCGGCGTCGGCGCTGACCGGCAACGGCCTCCCGGCGTCCACCCCGGTCGCGGTCACCGCGAACGGCACGATCAACACCCAGCGCACGCTGGACACCACCCTGGAGAAGCTCGCCAACGACGCGGGCGAGCTCGTCGGGCCGCTGATCGTCACGATCGGCCAGGCCGCCGGGCAGCGCTCGAAGCTGTCGTGGTGGGAGTCGCGCGCGCTGTACGGCTGGAAGGTCCTGGTGCCGCGCACCAAGGAGCAGGCCGGCGAGATGGCCGAGCGCCTGCGCGGCCACGGCGCGACGTCGCACGAGGTGCCGACGATCTCGGTCGAGCCGCCCCGCAGCCCGGCGCAGATGGAGCGCTCGGTCAAGGGCCTGGTCGACGGCCGCTACCAGTGGATCGTCTTCACCTCCACCAACGCGGTCCGCGCGGTGTGGGAGAAGTTCGAGGAGTTCGGCCTGGACGCGCGCGCGTTCTCCGGCGTGAAGATCGCCTGTGTGGGTGAATCGACCGCGGCGAAGGTGCGGTCGTTCGGCATCATCCCTGAGCTGGTCCCGTCCGGCGAGCAGTCGTCGGAAGGGCTGCTGGCGGAGTTCCCGCCGTACGACGACGTGCTGGACCCGGTCGACCGCGTGCTGCTGCCGCGGGCGGACATCGCCACGGAGACGCTGTCGGCCGGCCTGCGCGAGCGCGGCTGGGAGATCGACGACGTGACGGCGTACCGGACGGTCCGCGCGGCCCCGCCGCCCGCGGAGACCCGCGAGATGATCAAGACCGGCGGCTTCGACGCGGTGTGCTTCACGTCGTCGTCGACCGTGCGGAACCTGGTCGGCATCGCGGGCAAGCCGCACACGCGCACGCTGGTGGCGTGCATCGGCCCGAAGACCGCGGAGACGGCGGTGGAGTTCGGGCTCCGGGTGGACGTCCAGCCGGAGAAGGCGGACGTCCCGCACCTGGTGGACGCGCTGGCGGAGCACGCTGCGCGGCTTCGCGCGGAGGGCGCGCTGCCGCCGCCGCGGAAGGCGAAGCGGGCTCGCCGCTCCTGA
- the hemC gene encoding hydroxymethylbilane synthase, whose amino-acid sequence MGTRGSKLALAQTGTVADTLRATGVEVEIVTVTTPGDKSAAPIPTIGVGVFTSALREALLRNEVDVIVHSYKDLPTAPEPGIALAAVPPREDPRDALIARDGLTLGELPPGATVGTGAPRRTAQLRALGLGLEIVPIRGNIDTRMRKVTDGELDAVVLARAGLARIGRAEAITETLDPIQMLPAPAQGALAVECRAADVDLEHLLRSTVDDEGTRAAVTAERALLAALEAGCSAPVGALAEIVEDLDAEGKVVERISLRGTAAIDGGNGAVDMVRASALADKDQAAQLGKDLAAELLDLGAGALSGPAQ is encoded by the coding sequence ATGGGCACGCGCGGTTCGAAGCTCGCGCTCGCCCAGACCGGGACCGTCGCCGACACCCTGCGCGCCACCGGCGTCGAGGTCGAGATCGTCACCGTGACCACGCCCGGTGACAAGTCCGCCGCGCCGATTCCCACGATCGGGGTCGGCGTGTTCACGTCGGCGTTGCGGGAAGCCTTGCTGCGCAACGAGGTCGACGTCATCGTCCACTCGTACAAAGACCTGCCGACCGCGCCCGAGCCGGGCATCGCGCTGGCCGCCGTGCCGCCGCGCGAGGACCCGCGGGACGCGTTGATCGCGCGGGACGGGCTCACCCTCGGCGAGCTGCCGCCGGGCGCGACCGTCGGCACGGGCGCCCCGCGGCGCACCGCGCAGCTGCGCGCGCTGGGTCTCGGTTTGGAAATCGTGCCGATTCGCGGCAATATCGACACCCGCATGCGCAAGGTGACCGACGGCGAGCTCGACGCCGTGGTGCTCGCGCGTGCCGGACTGGCCCGGATCGGCCGGGCCGAGGCGATCACCGAGACCCTCGACCCGATCCAGATGCTGCCGGCGCCCGCGCAGGGCGCGCTGGCGGTGGAGTGCCGGGCCGCCGACGTGGACCTCGAGCACCTGCTCAGGTCCACAGTGGACGACGAGGGCACGCGGGCCGCGGTGACGGCCGAGCGGGCCCTGCTGGCCGCGCTCGAGGCGGGGTGCAGCGCGCCGGTGGGCGCGCTCGCCGAGATCGTCGAGGATCTCGACGCCGAGGGCAAGGTCGTGGAACGCATCTCGCTGCGCGGCACCGCCGCGATCGACGGCGGGAACGGCGCGGTGGACATGGTCCGGGCCTCCGCGCTGGCCGACAAGGACCAGGCCGCCCAGCTGGGCAAGGACCTGGCCGCCGAGCTGCTGGACCTCGGGGCCGGAGCCCTCTCCGGCCCCGCTCAGTAG
- a CDS encoding glutamyl-tRNA reductase, which yields MSVLAVGLSHRSAELSTLERVAVPAHEVGKILDELQQAEHINEVMLVSTCNRIEVYAVVETFHGGLDDVTGVLSRQAGMEPAELYDSLYVHYAGAAVEHLFSVASGLDSMVVGETQILGQVRAAYATAREAGTVGRTLHELIQTTLRVGKRVHTETGLDQLGASVVSEALAAAGDVTGKHAVIVGAGSMGALSASQLRKAGIGEITVANRTDARARRLAANVTEQGVPARAVPLSGVAEAVRDADVVICCTGAQDAVFGPGHVLPRGGRDLVVCDLGLPRDVDPAVGELAGVRVVDLATIQRRMREAGTPTTERQTAKATGIVLDEVRDYLAGQRSAEVTPTVTALRRRAAEVVDAELLRLDHRLPDLDSGVREEVGRTVRRVVDKLLHAPTVRVKQLAAETADTDYANALRELFCLDPQAPAAVASPKPPPEKK from the coding sequence ATGAGCGTGTTGGCGGTCGGGCTTTCGCACCGGAGTGCGGAGCTGAGCACGCTCGAACGTGTCGCGGTCCCCGCCCACGAGGTCGGCAAGATCCTCGACGAGCTGCAGCAGGCCGAGCACATCAACGAGGTCATGCTCGTCTCGACGTGCAACCGGATCGAGGTCTACGCGGTCGTCGAGACCTTCCACGGCGGCCTCGACGACGTCACCGGAGTGCTGTCCCGCCAGGCCGGGATGGAACCCGCTGAGCTCTACGACAGCCTGTACGTGCACTACGCCGGCGCGGCCGTCGAGCACCTGTTCTCGGTCGCTTCGGGCCTGGACTCGATGGTCGTCGGCGAGACGCAGATCCTCGGCCAGGTCCGCGCCGCCTACGCCACCGCGCGCGAGGCCGGCACGGTCGGCCGCACGCTGCACGAGCTGATCCAGACCACGCTGCGCGTCGGCAAGCGCGTGCACACCGAAACCGGGCTCGACCAGCTCGGCGCGTCGGTCGTGTCCGAGGCGCTCGCCGCGGCCGGGGACGTCACCGGCAAGCACGCCGTCATCGTCGGCGCCGGTTCGATGGGCGCGCTGAGCGCGTCGCAGCTGCGCAAGGCCGGGATCGGTGAGATCACCGTGGCCAACCGCACCGACGCCCGCGCCCGCCGGCTCGCCGCGAACGTCACCGAGCAGGGCGTGCCGGCCCGCGCGGTCCCGCTGTCCGGGGTCGCCGAAGCCGTGCGTGACGCCGACGTCGTGATCTGCTGCACCGGCGCGCAGGACGCCGTCTTCGGGCCCGGCCACGTGCTGCCGCGCGGCGGTCGTGACCTGGTCGTCTGCGACCTCGGCCTGCCCCGCGACGTCGACCCGGCGGTCGGCGAGCTGGCCGGCGTCCGGGTGGTCGACCTGGCCACCATCCAGCGCCGGATGCGCGAAGCAGGCACCCCGACCACCGAGCGCCAGACGGCCAAGGCGACCGGGATCGTCCTCGACGAGGTGCGCGACTACCTCGCCGGGCAGCGCAGCGCCGAGGTCACCCCGACCGTGACCGCCTTGCGGCGCCGCGCGGCCGAGGTCGTCGACGCCGAGCTGCTGCGGCTGGACCACCGCCTGCCGGACCTCGACTCGGGGGTCCGCGAGGAGGTCGGCCGCACGGTCCGCCGGGTGGTCGACAAGCTGCTGCACGCGCCGACGGTGCGGGTCAAGCAGCTGGCCGCCGAGACGGCCGACACCGACTACGCGAACGCGTTGCGAGAACTGTTCTGCCTCGACCCGCAGGCACCCGCCGCGGTGGCGAGCCCGAAGCCCCCACCAGAGAAGAAGTAG
- a CDS encoding redox-sensing transcriptional repressor Rex, with product MVTQRGRRDAAGSPDRPPRRSRRQDTPDADNAPTAEMPAVPAGPNGDAPEAVRAKSIPEAAVARLAVYLRVLSGMSEQGATTVSSEELSQAAGVNSAKLRKDLSYLGSYGTRGVGYEVSVLVSQIERILGLTRQHKVAVVGIGNLGHALANYGGFPGRGFPVEALFDLDPDLIGVPVGGLPVSHMDDIPRICAERGISIGVIATPPTAAQSVCDRLVAGGVQCILNFAPVVLQVPPHIEVRKVDLAVELQILSFHVARRADDAAGSQGNSGLPGAGLPSDNGKGGRNGSGPDGGREMVVRS from the coding sequence GTGGTGACACAGCGGGGGAGGCGCGACGCGGCGGGCTCCCCGGACCGGCCGCCGCGCCGGTCCCGCCGCCAGGACACCCCGGACGCCGACAACGCCCCGACCGCCGAGATGCCGGCCGTCCCCGCCGGCCCCAACGGGGATGCCCCCGAGGCCGTCCGGGCGAAGTCGATCCCCGAAGCGGCCGTCGCCCGCCTCGCGGTCTACCTCCGCGTGCTGTCCGGAATGTCCGAACAGGGCGCGACGACCGTTTCGAGCGAAGAGCTGTCCCAGGCGGCGGGCGTCAATTCCGCGAAACTGCGCAAGGACCTTTCCTATCTGGGCTCCTACGGCACCCGCGGCGTCGGGTACGAAGTCAGCGTCCTGGTCAGCCAGATCGAGCGGATCCTCGGCCTGACCCGCCAGCACAAGGTCGCGGTCGTCGGCATCGGTAATCTCGGTCACGCGCTGGCGAACTACGGCGGCTTCCCGGGACGCGGCTTCCCGGTCGAGGCGCTGTTCGACCTGGACCCGGACCTGATCGGGGTGCCGGTCGGCGGTCTCCCGGTGTCCCACATGGACGACATCCCGCGGATCTGCGCCGAACGCGGCATCTCCATCGGCGTGATCGCCACCCCGCCGACCGCCGCGCAGTCGGTGTGTGACCGGCTCGTCGCGGGCGGTGTCCAGTGCATCCTCAACTTCGCCCCGGTCGTTTTGCAGGTTCCTCCTCACATCGAGGTCCGCAAAGTGGATTTGGCCGTGGAGCTGCAGATACTCTCGTTCCATGTGGCCCGCCGCGCGGATGACGCCGCCGGTAGTCAGGGCAATTCCGGATTACCCGGCGCGGGCCTGCCGTCCGACAATGGGAAGGGCGGCCGGAACGGTTCGGGTCCGGATGGCGGACGGGAAATGGTGGTGCGCTCATGA